The following DNA comes from Phormidium ambiguum IAM M-71.
ACTTTTCGTAGGCCGTGACAATTCTTTGTACTAAAGGATGGCGCACGACATCTGCTTGGGAGAGGTGACAAAAAGCAATTCCTTCCACATTTTGCAGAATTTTGTGAGCTATTGATAAACCAGAAGGTTGATTAGGTGGTAAATCTGTTTGAGTAATATCACCAGTTACTACCATTTTTGAGCGAAAACCTAAGCGTGTCAACACCATTTTCATTTGTGCTGCTGTGGTGTTTTGCGCTTCATCAACTATGACAAAAGAGTTATTGAGAGTGCGTCCGCGCATATAAGCTAAAGGAGCAACTTCAATGATGCCTCTTTCCATTAAGTTAGTGATTTTTTCTGGATCGATTAATTCATGCAAAGCGTCGTATAAAGGACGCAAGTAAGGGTTAACTTTTTGTTGTAAATCTCCAGGTAAAAAGCCTAACTTTTCTCCGGCTTCGACTGCGGGACGAGTTAAGATTAACCGTTCGTATTGATTAGCTAAAAGTGCTTGAACGGCTAAAACAGCTGCTAAGAAAGTTTTACCAGTTCCAGCAGGGCCAATGCAAATGGTGAGGTCGTGGGTGCGAACGGATTGGATATATTGACGTTGGCGAAATGTTTTAGCGCGAATTTCATCACCGCGACGAGTTCGGGCGAGAACATCTCGCTGTAAGTCTTGTAATTCTTCGGTACGTTGAGTATCTAGGGCG
Coding sequences within:
- a CDS encoding PhoH family protein codes for the protein MPESATIHLPTIESAIALSGINEENLKTLGRQTGATVVLRGQDLLISGTANQVELCSRIVRSLEDFWKYGKTIADVDILTARHALDTQRTEELQDLQRDVLARTRRGDEIRAKTFRQRQYIQSVRTHDLTICIGPAGTGKTFLAAVLAVQALLANQYERLILTRPAVEAGEKLGFLPGDLQQKVNPYLRPLYDALHELIDPEKITNLMERGIIEVAPLAYMRGRTLNNSFVIVDEAQNTTAAQMKMVLTRLGFRSKMVVTGDITQTDLPPNQPSGLSIAHKILQNVEGIAFCHLSQADVVRHPLVQRIVTAYEKYDNN